Within Syntrophorhabdus sp., the genomic segment GTCGAACTCATCTTCGCTTATCGTGCCGTCACCATCGGTATCGAGCTGGCTGAAGATGGATTCGGTCTTGCTTCCCTCCTCCGGTGGCGGTGGGGGAGGAGGTCCCTGTACCTGCTGGTTTGCCCATGGGCCTTCCGCAAATTCGGTTTCGCTTATCGTGCCGTCACCATCCGTGTCAAGCTGCGAAAGGATCTCTTCGGCGCCGGGACCGTCCTCGGGTCCCATGGCCGCGATCCGCGCCAGCTCATCTTCGTCGATGACGCCATCTTCATTCCCATCCGCCTGGCCGAACATCTGTGAAATAAGGTCCTCCGTCGACATCGTGTTCGCCCCCGACATCGCACCGGGAGAGCCGGGTTGCGCGGTGTTGAACTCGCTTTCGCTTATGGACCCGTCGCCATCAGTATCGAACTGAGCGAGGATATCCTCCACGCCCGGTCCACCCTGGGGGCCGTTCGCCACCATTGCCGACAGTTCATCCGCGTCGTGCTTCCCATCACCGTTCGTGTCGATCTTGCTGAACATTTGCTGCCGCATCTGCATCATCGACGTCATGCTGTTCATGCTGCTGATGGAACTTATCATGTCTACCTCCTTTTTTGATCTTTCAGGCCGGCCGCCTGATGCCACTTGTTGCAATCGGTATACTGGTTCTCGCCCCGGAGCGTGAATAGACGTTGCTTTCGTGTAAAGAATTGTGAAGCATGGGAAAAGAATTTTGTTACCCGCGTGGAAGTGATGTACATTATTCGGAGTGAACCACCTGTGCGTCCGGTGGCGATGGAGTGCCTGATGATGGAACGGATACTGGCAATCGACGACGATGTTGCCCTTTGTGAGCTTCTTTCGGATTATCTCGTTTCCGAGGGATTTGAGGTGGAAAGCGCCCATGACGGTGAAACGGGCCTGGAGATGGCCTGCGGGGGAACACATGACCTCATTGTCCTCGATGTGATGCTTCCCGGAATGAACGGTTTCGAAGTCTTGCGTTACCTGAGGAGCAGGTCGAACACGCCCGTCATCATGCTCACGGCCCGCGGCGAGACCGTGGACCGCATCGTGGGTCTGGAGATCGGTGCCGATGACTACCTTGCCAAGCCGTTCAACCCGCGCGAACTGGTTGCCCGGATTCGCGCCATCCTCAGGCGCATGCGCCTTGACAGGGGAAGTATCGAAGAGACGGTGCCGGAGATGCTGAAGGTGGGCGATGTGGAGATGCACATCGCGACACGTCTCGTTCTTCTGTCCGGCGATCCTGTCAACCTCACGGCCATGGAGTTCAACCTGCTTGAGATCCTGGTGCGCAGTGCGGGTCGTCTCGTGTCGAGAGAGGATCTGATACGGTCGGTGCTGGGTCGGTCCCCGTACCCCTACGACCGCAGCATTGACGTTCACGTGAGCAGGCTCAGAAAGAAGCTCGGCCGCGAGGTCGGCGGAACGGAACGAATCAAGACGATACGGAACGTCGGATACCTCTATGCGCTGACGGCGCCGACCCCTCAGGTGCGGTCGGGCGCCGGTGCAGGACAGACGTGACATGCCTGTCCGCGGCATCTTTCTCAAGATATACCTCTGTTTCTGGTTGTCATCCCTCCTCGTTATAGCTGCCCAGATAGGTCTCGACTGGTTCTCCCGCACAGGGCCTTTCGGAGGAAGGCCCCGTGCGGACCACATTCAACGCACAGTGGGGCCGGTTCTCATCTTTTATGGTCACACGGTGGTGGAGAACATGAGGTCATCTGACCATAACGCGCTGGAAAGGTCCGCTCAAAGACTGAAGAACCTGTCCGGGATCGATGCGTATGTTGTCGATGGGTCAGGCAGGGACCTCCGGGGCCGTTCACTGCCGCGGAGCATTGAGAACATCGCGGGAGCGGCAAGGCGGACGGGCAAGGCGGAATTCTCCTCGTCGCGGACAGGAATGCTCCTTGCCCTGCCGATGGGGGCAGAAGGCGGCGAGAGTTATACCGTGGTCGGAAACATCCCCCGAAGCGTCTTTGCCCCGCCATTTCCTCCGGGACGCGGCGCGCCTCCGCCGATGATCTTCGGCCCCGGTTTCTTTTTCCCTCCGGGCCAGCCCATGTCACTGTTCAGGCTTTTCATCACCCTTTTTATCTCGGGGGGTGCGTGCTATCTGTTGGCCCGCTACCTGACGTCGCCCATAGTCAGGCTCCGGGAGGCCGCGCGCAGGTTTGCGGGTGGCGAGCTTTCCGCCAGATCGGGGAGGAGAAAGGTCGTCTGGAAGGATGAGCTGTCGGACCTTGCCAATGATTTCGATGTCATGGCGGAACGTATCGAGTCGCTGGTAACCCAGCAGCGCAGGCTGGTACAGGATGTTTCCCATGAACTGCGTTCCCCCCTGGCACGGCTCACCATAGCCGTTGAGCTGTTGAGGGGCCAGGGCCCTGCAGCAACTCCGTCGACCCTCACCAGGATCGAGAGGGAGGCCATGTCGCTCAATGAGATGATCGGACAGGTCCTCGACCTGACTCGTATCGAGGGTGACATTTCATCAGTTGTTATGGCCCCCGTTGATCTTGCCCCTCTCCTCGGGGAGATCGTGGACGACGCGAACTTCGAGGCGAATACCGGCGGCCGGGGTGTCCGTCTTCTGGAGAGTGAACCATGTGTCGTCGCGGGCAACGAGGAATGGTTGCGCAGGGGGATCGAGAACGTGATCCGCAATGCCATACGGTACACCCTGGACAATACCATGGTGGAGGTCCGCCTCACCAGAAGCAAAGAGGCAGGAGCGCGATACGCCCGGATAAGCGTGCGGGACCATGGCGGCGGGGTACCGGAAGCGGATCTTCCCCACCTTTTCCGGCCGTTCTACCGCGTATCCACGGCGCGGGACAGGCAAAGCGGTGGCGCGGGCCTCGGCCTCGCCATCACGAAGAGCGCCGTAACCCTCCATCGAGGTTCTGTAACCGCCCGGAACGCGGCGGACGGAGGCCTCCTCGTGATCATTGAACTGCCTGTCGACAACGACCCCGTTGCCGTAATCCCCGTGAACGTGTGAGACAGTCGAGGGTGACGTCCATCAGAGGATTTGCCGGATTCCTTGCCGGCAAGCTCGATACCAACGACCCGGGTCTACAGCCTCTTCGACCTCATGATACCGATGAGCAGCCATACCCCGAGGATGCTGGCAAGGAGAAAGCCGCCGAGGCCGAGGACGGGGTAGCCGAAGACGGTGGGCCCCACCCCCGTTTGGAAGATGAGGGAAGACCCGATCACGAGTGCCGCTATCACCACTGCGAAACTGATCCGGTTGCTCGACCGGTCGAGTTCGTCCGTAAGCAGCTCCAGGCCCCGATGTTCGAAGCGCATCGTCAGCTTCCCCTTTCGTATCATGGAAAGGATCTCCTTCGTGTCCGGGGGCAGGACCCTCAACAACGCGACAACGTCATCGGCGGTCCGGGAGAGGCCTTTGAGCCGCCTCACGGGATCGAACCTGCGCAGAAGGATCCTTCGGGCATAGGGCCGCGCGGCCTCGATGATGTTGAAATCGGGATCGAGCACCCTCGCCACCCCCTCGCTGATGAGGAGCGCCTTGGATATCATCGCGAATTCGGGAGGGAGCCGCAGCCTGTACCGGTGGATGATGGTCATGAGCTCCCTGGTGATGGTTCCGATATCGAGCCTGTTCAGGGGTACGCCGTAATAGCGGTCAAAGAGGTCGCGCAGTTCGAGTTTGAACTCCCGGTCATCTTCGAGCTCCCCAACGAGACCGATGGCCCGAAACAACCCGACGAGAGAGTCCACGTCCTTTTCCATGACCGCCACGAATATATCCGTCATCCTTTCCGAGGTCTCCCCGTCGATGGTCCCCGTCATGCCGAAGTCGACGGGGGCTATGACGTT encodes:
- a CDS encoding response regulator transcription factor encodes the protein MERILAIDDDVALCELLSDYLVSEGFEVESAHDGETGLEMACGGTHDLIVLDVMLPGMNGFEVLRYLRSRSNTPVIMLTARGETVDRIVGLEIGADDYLAKPFNPRELVARIRAILRRMRLDRGSIEETVPEMLKVGDVEMHIATRLVLLSGDPVNLTAMEFNLLEILVRSAGRLVSREDLIRSVLGRSPYPYDRSIDVHVSRLRKKLGREVGGTERIKTIRNVGYLYALTAPTPQVRSGAGAGQT
- a CDS encoding HAMP domain-containing protein; the protein is MPVRGIFLKIYLCFWLSSLLVIAAQIGLDWFSRTGPFGGRPRADHIQRTVGPVLIFYGHTVVENMRSSDHNALERSAQRLKNLSGIDAYVVDGSGRDLRGRSLPRSIENIAGAARRTGKAEFSSSRTGMLLALPMGAEGGESYTVVGNIPRSVFAPPFPPGRGAPPPMIFGPGFFFPPGQPMSLFRLFITLFISGGACYLLARYLTSPIVRLREAARRFAGGELSARSGRRKVVWKDELSDLANDFDVMAERIESLVTQQRRLVQDVSHELRSPLARLTIAVELLRGQGPAATPSTLTRIEREAMSLNEMIGQVLDLTRIEGDISSVVMAPVDLAPLLGEIVDDANFEANTGGRGVRLLESEPCVVAGNEEWLRRGIENVIRNAIRYTLDNTMVEVRLTRSKEAGARYARISVRDHGGGVPEADLPHLFRPFYRVSTARDRQSGGAGLGLAITKSAVTLHRGSVTARNAADGGLLVIIELPVDNDPVAVIPVNV